A window from Planococcus maritimus encodes these proteins:
- a CDS encoding response regulator transcription factor, with product MKLLIIEDDKQLSDTIKQTTEELFETEQAYNGEEGLYLAEQNIFDGIILDIMMPEMNGYEVLKELRAKGNVTPVIMLTAKDGIADKIEGFKSGADDYLVKPFHREELLLRLEAIIRRAGGELKEHVLSFKELKLNIKTKTATIDGEAVKLNGKQFDLLEYLLTNQNIILTKEQIFDRIWGFESDTSTTVVEVYASNLRKNLKPFQYDGYIKTFRGLGYMLADAGAGHE from the coding sequence ATGAAGCTGTTAATTATAGAAGACGACAAGCAATTATCCGATACGATCAAGCAAACGACAGAAGAATTATTCGAAACCGAGCAGGCCTATAATGGGGAAGAAGGCTTGTACCTAGCCGAACAGAATATTTTCGACGGCATTATCTTAGACATCATGATGCCGGAAATGAACGGCTATGAAGTACTGAAAGAATTGCGCGCAAAAGGCAACGTCACGCCGGTCATCATGCTGACCGCCAAAGACGGCATTGCTGACAAAATTGAAGGATTCAAATCAGGAGCGGATGACTATTTAGTGAAGCCGTTTCATAGAGAAGAGCTATTGTTAAGGCTCGAAGCGATCATCAGAAGAGCCGGCGGGGAACTGAAGGAACACGTCCTCAGCTTTAAGGAATTAAAACTCAATATCAAAACCAAAACGGCCACTATCGACGGGGAAGCGGTCAAGCTCAACGGCAAGCAGTTCGATCTGCTGGAGTATTTATTGACCAATCAAAACATCATCCTGACAAAAGAGCAGATCTTTGACCGCATTTGGGGATTTGAATCCGATACCTCGACAACGGTGGTCGAAGTATACGCCAGCAACCTGCGCAAAAACTTAAAGCCTTTCCAGTACGATGGCTATATCAAAAC
- a CDS encoding carbohydrate-binding domain-containing protein: MIHKNMFKMASVALSASLLFACSNTDLEETAEASSPAQEIVESEIDSVLTYTAGDEYEEIENAETIELSGTEADYASSAAVLFDEGTLTIKAGGTYVLSGSLDGQVVIDSEDDNPVRLVLDGVSIQSSESSAIFVEKAEKAIISLEEGSENRVADAANYSDTDDSDEPNAAIFSKSDLTINGTGQLVVEGNYNNGIASKDSLKITGGDLTISAVDDALMGRDLVAVKDGSITIEAGDDGIKTTNDEENTGTIALEGGTYSIVAGGDGIQSSADAYITGGDYAITSGGGSPETVKTNSPGPTQGTATTEETDDTSAKGLKTEGALSVTGGSFTVDSADDAVHSNGDVAISGGEWNLSTGEDGIHADQMMVLDDGTFDIAKSYEALEAAQLAINGGEYTLWASDDGINVSNGSVTTETAETEEGSATSDEALLTITGGFLSVDAGGDGLDANGSINMTGGTVLVNGPVTDMEGSIDYDNTFTQDGGLLIAAGSSGMVQSTSEDSTQSAVVMTFPDIQEAGTLTHLEDSAGNTVASFAPQKDYQAIYISSPDLQVGSSYTLSVGGSSTGEETEGLFTGGSYEGGTEVLSFVQEETATWLNEDGITEAAPEHAGGGAGGAGAAGGDRQGGPPQGANPMEQLDEETALQVEEILAQLEAGTLTEEQAQAAMAELGIEVPMRPAEDTVPAQ; encoded by the coding sequence ATGATCCATAAAAATATGTTCAAAATGGCCTCGGTCGCTTTATCTGCAAGCTTATTGTTTGCCTGCAGCAATACAGATCTAGAAGAAACTGCAGAGGCGAGTTCCCCAGCACAGGAAATCGTCGAGTCAGAAATCGATTCCGTGCTCACCTACACGGCAGGCGATGAATACGAAGAGATTGAGAACGCGGAGACGATTGAGCTAAGCGGCACCGAAGCGGACTACGCTTCCTCTGCAGCGGTACTCTTCGATGAAGGCACATTAACGATCAAGGCGGGCGGCACCTACGTACTGAGCGGCAGTTTGGATGGCCAAGTGGTGATCGATTCAGAAGACGATAACCCGGTCCGTCTCGTACTCGACGGCGTGAGCATCCAGTCCTCTGAAAGTTCAGCGATTTTCGTGGAAAAAGCGGAGAAAGCAATCATTTCGCTTGAAGAAGGCAGCGAAAACCGCGTCGCCGATGCAGCCAATTATTCGGACACCGATGATTCCGATGAACCGAACGCTGCTATTTTCAGTAAAAGCGATTTGACCATCAACGGCACAGGACAATTGGTTGTCGAAGGTAATTACAATAACGGCATCGCCAGCAAAGACTCCTTGAAAATCACGGGAGGCGACTTGACGATTTCTGCTGTGGATGACGCGTTAATGGGGCGCGATCTGGTAGCCGTGAAAGATGGCTCGATCACTATCGAAGCTGGCGATGACGGCATCAAGACGACCAATGATGAAGAAAACACCGGAACGATTGCCCTTGAAGGCGGTACGTATTCAATCGTTGCGGGAGGAGACGGCATCCAATCCTCTGCTGACGCTTATATTACTGGCGGCGATTACGCCATCACGTCCGGTGGCGGAAGCCCGGAAACCGTCAAAACGAATTCACCAGGCCCAACACAAGGAACGGCCACCACTGAAGAGACAGATGACACAAGTGCCAAGGGGCTGAAAACAGAAGGCGCTCTTTCTGTTACCGGCGGCAGTTTCACCGTCGATTCAGCGGATGACGCCGTCCACAGCAATGGCGATGTGGCGATCAGCGGCGGCGAGTGGAATTTATCCACAGGTGAAGACGGCATACACGCTGACCAAATGATGGTCTTGGATGACGGAACGTTCGATATCGCGAAGAGCTATGAAGCACTAGAAGCAGCTCAATTGGCTATCAACGGCGGCGAATACACCTTGTGGGCAAGCGACGATGGTATTAACGTCAGCAACGGCAGCGTGACGACCGAAACTGCTGAAACTGAGGAAGGTTCGGCGACAAGCGATGAAGCGCTGTTGACCATTACAGGCGGCTTCCTTTCTGTCGATGCCGGTGGAGACGGACTGGATGCCAATGGCTCGATCAACATGACAGGCGGCACGGTTCTGGTTAACGGGCCGGTCACGGATATGGAAGGTTCGATCGATTATGACAACACCTTCACGCAAGACGGCGGGCTATTGATTGCCGCAGGCAGCTCGGGCATGGTACAGAGCACATCCGAAGACTCCACACAATCTGCTGTCGTGATGACGTTCCCGGATATTCAGGAAGCCGGCACACTGACCCACCTTGAAGACAGTGCAGGCAATACGGTCGCGAGCTTCGCGCCGCAAAAAGATTATCAGGCGATCTACATCAGCTCCCCTGACTTGCAAGTCGGCTCAAGCTATACATTATCAGTCGGCGGGTCATCTACCGGTGAAGAAACGGAAGGCTTGTTTACAGGCGGCAGCTACGAAGGCGGTACCGAGGTCTTAAGCTTCGTCCAAGAAGAAACAGCTACTTGGCTTAACGAAGACGGCATCACAGAAGCTGCCCCTGAACATGCTGGCGGTGGCGCTGGCGGGGCTGGGGCTGCTGGCGGCGACCGTCAAGGCGGACCGCCTCAAGGCGCCAATCCGATGGAACAGCTAGATGAGGAAACTGCCCTTCAAGTTGAAGAAATCCTCGCGCAACTTGAAGCCGGCACCTTGACGGAAGAACAAGCGCAAGCCGCTATGGCGGAACTTGGCATTGAAGTGCCGATGCGCCCAGCAGAAGACACGGTCCCAGCACAATAA
- a CDS encoding STAS domain-containing protein: MFKNNELQIFLREKSKGLTEQWYSTLDKTSGGVYAETEPQAIDKLKQQNQDFHQLFCSAFGKDEDECIDIFREWVLSVANDEAHLSTPFNSVIREFFRTQKQYLELIEEFAVLQEETVSHAQLTAWNQAVVDTTNTIILEFIDQNTKAAERRLNAQQEMIVEMSAPVILLSKDSGLLPLIGEINTYRAKIVFEKVLQQCHEKSIERLFIDLSGVPIIDTMVAHQIFQLIEGLKIIGVRTAIAGISPEIAQTAIQLGVNFGEIDVYNKLDQALRYHKLEFHQN; encoded by the coding sequence ATGTTCAAAAATAACGAGTTGCAAATTTTTTTGCGCGAAAAGTCTAAAGGGCTGACCGAACAATGGTATTCCACATTAGACAAAACCAGCGGCGGTGTCTACGCTGAAACCGAACCCCAAGCTATCGACAAACTAAAGCAGCAAAACCAGGATTTCCATCAATTGTTCTGTTCGGCATTCGGCAAAGACGAAGACGAGTGCATCGACATCTTCCGAGAATGGGTGCTCAGTGTCGCCAATGACGAAGCGCATTTATCCACGCCTTTCAATTCCGTTATCAGGGAATTTTTCCGCACGCAAAAGCAGTATTTGGAGCTCATTGAAGAGTTCGCTGTATTGCAAGAAGAAACTGTTTCCCACGCACAATTGACTGCTTGGAACCAAGCCGTTGTCGATACGACCAATACGATCATCCTCGAGTTCATCGACCAAAACACGAAAGCTGCAGAGCGCCGTTTGAATGCACAACAGGAAATGATCGTCGAGATGAGCGCACCGGTCATCTTGCTTTCCAAAGATAGCGGATTGCTTCCATTGATCGGCGAGATCAATACATACCGCGCCAAAATCGTCTTCGAAAAAGTTTTGCAGCAATGCCACGAAAAATCGATTGAGCGCCTATTCATCGACTTATCCGGCGTGCCGATCATCGATACGATGGTCGCCCACCAGATTTTCCAATTGATCGAAGGCTTGAAAATCATCGGCGTTCGTACGGCCATTGCGGGCATCAGCCCAGAGATCGCACAGACGGCTATCCAATTGGGCGTCAATTTCGGTGAAATCGATGTCTACAATAAATTAGACCAGGCTTTGCGCTATCATAAACTCGAATTTCACCAAAACTGA
- a CDS encoding SRPBCC family protein — translation MPKIVHETYIEAPIERCFDLARSIEVHIETVSKTNERAIAGTTSGMMELGDWVTWKATHLGVRQKLTSKITEMERPYRFSDEMVKGAFHSFHHTHEFTESGSGTLMVDWFVYRAPLGFIGRIADKLFLERHMEEFLSTRAAELKRIAENR, via the coding sequence ATGCCGAAGATAGTCCATGAAACGTATATTGAAGCACCGATCGAGCGCTGTTTCGATTTGGCCAGGAGCATTGAAGTACACATTGAAACCGTCTCGAAAACGAATGAACGCGCCATTGCCGGGACCACGAGCGGCATGATGGAACTCGGTGACTGGGTGACGTGGAAAGCGACGCATCTGGGTGTCCGCCAAAAGCTCACATCCAAAATCACCGAAATGGAGCGGCCGTATCGTTTCAGCGACGAAATGGTCAAAGGCGCTTTTCATTCTTTCCATCATACCCATGAATTCACAGAAAGCGGCAGCGGCACCTTGATGGTAGATTGGTTTGTCTACCGCGCGCCGTTAGGGTTCATCGGAAGGATCGCCGATAAATTATTTCTCGAACGCCATATGGAGGAATTCCTGTCGACACGCGCCGCAGAGCTGAAGCGCATCGCAGAAAATCGCTGA
- a CDS encoding class I SAM-dependent methyltransferase, translated as MNIEILKQNRTSWDTVAEHFNGVDALPRYGPFAQSEEELRLFDSIDGKNVLDIGCGSGHSLLYMSKQGAKDIWGVDLSDRQIERAHETLTGLDAQLYCAAMEEDIGLPEAYFDIVYSIYAIGWTLDLDRTFELIYSYLRPGGTFIFSWDHPLYAHLKNGDGHLSLDSSYQDEGSVHYANFKGEDAPMTIPKRKFSTYLNALVKAGFSIERVVEPDVPHDLKDADAEVSDRYYSLYKAQKFPTTFIIKARK; from the coding sequence GTGAATATAGAAATTCTGAAACAAAACCGTACAAGCTGGGATACGGTCGCTGAACATTTCAACGGCGTCGATGCGCTGCCCCGCTACGGGCCATTCGCCCAGAGCGAAGAGGAACTGCGTCTTTTCGATTCTATTGACGGCAAAAACGTATTGGATATCGGCTGTGGCAGCGGCCATTCCTTGCTTTATATGAGCAAACAAGGCGCTAAAGACATTTGGGGCGTGGATTTATCCGATCGCCAAATCGAGCGTGCGCATGAGACCTTGACCGGGCTAGACGCCCAGCTCTATTGCGCCGCAATGGAAGAAGATATTGGGCTGCCGGAAGCCTATTTCGATATCGTCTACTCGATTTATGCGATCGGCTGGACGCTTGATCTCGACCGGACCTTCGAATTGATCTATTCCTATTTGCGGCCTGGCGGAACCTTCATCTTCAGTTGGGACCACCCGCTCTATGCCCATTTGAAAAACGGGGATGGGCACCTATCACTAGACAGCTCCTATCAGGACGAAGGCAGCGTCCATTACGCCAATTTCAAAGGCGAAGACGCACCGATGACGATTCCTAAGCGCAAATTCAGCACGTATTTGAATGCTCTGGTGAAAGCCGGGTTTTCCATCGAGCGAGTGGTCGAGCCGGATGTTCCGCATGACTTGAAGGATGCAGACGCGGAAGTATCAGACCGCTATTATTCGCTTTACAAAGCGCAAAAATTCCCAACGACTTTTATTATTAAAGCACGGAAATAA
- a CDS encoding GNAT family N-acetyltransferase: protein MQLAKQLFHTKGLDYAIRSAEIHDAAQLEKVRLQIDGETENMDRERGEAYLDAAAFEQLIEEDTQSDRNLFLVAEAEGQIVGFSRCEGSPLKRTSHQVEFGVGVLKQYWGYRIGRKLLESSIEWADGQGIKKISLKVLASNEKAIELYKQCGFKVEGTLKMDKRLADGNYYDTVVMGRIPKL from the coding sequence ATGCAATTAGCAAAACAGCTGTTTCACACAAAAGGCTTGGATTATGCCATCCGAAGTGCCGAGATACATGATGCAGCCCAACTGGAGAAAGTGCGGTTGCAAATTGATGGCGAGACGGAAAATATGGACCGTGAGCGCGGGGAAGCCTATTTGGATGCAGCGGCTTTCGAGCAGCTCATCGAAGAAGATACCCAAAGCGACCGGAATTTATTTCTGGTAGCCGAAGCAGAAGGCCAGATTGTCGGATTTTCAAGATGCGAAGGCAGCCCATTAAAACGAACCTCACATCAAGTAGAGTTCGGCGTCGGTGTGCTCAAGCAGTATTGGGGTTATCGTATCGGCCGCAAGCTCTTGGAGTCATCGATCGAGTGGGCGGATGGCCAAGGAATCAAGAAGATAAGCCTAAAAGTGCTTGCAAGCAATGAAAAAGCGATAGAGCTGTATAAACAATGCGGCTTTAAAGTGGAAGGCACGCTGAAAATGGACAAGCGCTTAGCGGATGGAAACTATTACGATACTGTAGTGATGGGGAGAATCCCGAAATTGTAG
- a CDS encoding MATE family efflux transporter, with the protein MAKAIVHRLDTESVGKAFVRYLVPSTIGMLLMAINIVADGIMVGNRLGPVALAGVGIAAPVYTLFVAMSLWLGIGGATRFSALMGAKREGEARIVFSHAMAAIFAVTLIIGLVAFPFRTELAYMLGANAETFPYVSDYLYLMLLFGFVFTMENALSIMVRNDGSPNLAMVSLVTTSLFNIGLNYLFLFVLDFGVKGAAAATLLAAFVGMLVLCTHFFKKGNQLRFVRFKPDRKLLLLILVIGFPSFLAEVGMSVFTISHNNVFGRLAGTEGVAAFAILNYVHSVMLLAFLGMGSAIQPLVSYYSGAKDQAKIKKTLQLAIGTAFVAGLLFFVFGQFFAASIVSVFGDFPDAVVELATSGIQLFFIAYLFMGTNFVMMTYYQSTGEIRMATWITAAREIIVLLILLSILPVFFGVTGAWLAIPLSELIVLSTIACYQMKQKKKIRFSSDVSAQ; encoded by the coding sequence ATGGCAAAAGCAATCGTTCATCGTCTAGATACGGAATCCGTCGGCAAGGCATTCGTCCGCTATTTGGTGCCATCGACCATTGGCATGCTGCTGATGGCGATCAATATTGTCGCAGATGGCATCATGGTCGGCAACCGCTTGGGGCCGGTCGCATTGGCCGGTGTCGGCATCGCAGCCCCGGTCTATACTTTATTCGTCGCGATGTCGCTATGGCTAGGCATCGGCGGCGCCACGAGGTTTTCAGCTCTGATGGGCGCAAAGCGGGAAGGCGAAGCACGCATTGTGTTTTCACATGCGATGGCGGCGATTTTTGCAGTGACGCTAATCATCGGGCTAGTGGCCTTTCCTTTTCGAACGGAACTGGCTTATATGCTTGGGGCGAATGCAGAAACCTTTCCATACGTTTCCGATTATCTGTACTTGATGCTGCTGTTCGGCTTTGTCTTCACGATGGAAAATGCCCTCAGCATCATGGTACGCAATGACGGCAGCCCGAACCTTGCGATGGTGTCGCTTGTCACAACTTCCTTATTTAACATCGGCTTGAATTACCTGTTCTTGTTCGTTCTGGATTTTGGCGTCAAAGGGGCGGCAGCTGCGACTTTGCTCGCCGCATTTGTTGGCATGCTGGTCTTGTGCACGCATTTTTTCAAAAAGGGCAATCAATTGCGCTTTGTGCGTTTCAAGCCCGACCGTAAATTGCTCCTGCTGATTCTCGTCATCGGCTTCCCGAGCTTCTTGGCAGAAGTCGGCATGTCGGTGTTCACCATCTCGCATAATAATGTCTTTGGGCGACTGGCGGGAACGGAAGGCGTTGCGGCATTTGCGATCCTCAATTATGTGCACAGCGTCATGCTGCTCGCATTTCTCGGCATGGGCTCAGCTATCCAGCCGCTGGTCAGTTATTATAGCGGGGCGAAAGATCAGGCGAAGATCAAGAAGACGCTGCAACTGGCAATCGGGACGGCATTCGTGGCAGGCTTACTGTTCTTTGTCTTCGGGCAATTCTTTGCAGCAAGTATCGTCAGCGTATTCGGAGATTTCCCGGATGCCGTAGTGGAGCTTGCAACTTCCGGCATCCAGCTATTCTTTATTGCGTACCTGTTCATGGGCACGAATTTTGTTATGATGACTTATTATCAATCGACTGGTGAAATCCGCATGGCGACATGGATCACCGCAGCGCGTGAAATCATCGTGTTGCTGATTTTACTGAGCATCTTGCCGGTATTTTTCGGCGTGACGGGCGCATGGCTGGCCATTCCTCTATCGGAATTGATTGTGCTATCGACGATCGCTTGTTATCAAATGAAGCAGAAAAAGAAAATTCGCTTTAGTTCAGATGTGTCAGCACAGTAG
- a CDS encoding TetR/AcrR family transcriptional regulator: MKNRIIQAFIEETRNNGIKFTMDDLAKRLGISKRTLYENFSSKLEILETIIDQAFSEYNSRAQAIREDEALDLQEKIHQLIVLIPTHNDFFDLRVLEQLRRYYPEQWQRVDREMNQWDDLKQLLEEGMDNGLIKRQNIDLLMKMILNVVNISLDQQFFSEQSISIKEAVETMSELLLDGFVKND; this comes from the coding sequence GTGAAAAACCGGATAATCCAAGCATTTATCGAAGAGACCCGAAACAACGGGATTAAATTCACCATGGACGATTTGGCCAAACGGCTCGGCATCAGCAAGCGTACCTTATATGAGAACTTTTCATCCAAGCTGGAAATCCTGGAAACGATCATCGACCAGGCATTTTCCGAGTACAATAGCCGCGCGCAAGCGATCCGTGAAGATGAGGCACTCGATTTGCAGGAGAAAATCCATCAGCTCATCGTCTTAATCCCGACGCATAATGACTTTTTCGATTTGCGTGTCCTGGAGCAGTTGAGACGTTATTACCCGGAACAATGGCAGCGCGTCGACCGGGAAATGAACCAATGGGATGACTTGAAGCAATTGCTCGAAGAAGGCATGGACAACGGATTGATCAAACGCCAAAACATCGATTTATTGATGAAAATGATTTTGAACGTCGTCAATATTTCCTTGGATCAGCAATTCTTCTCAGAGCAAAGCATCTCCATCAAGGAAGCGGTCGAAACGATGAGCGAATTATTATTGGACGGATTCGTCAAAAACGATTAG
- the thiW gene encoding energy coupling factor transporter S component ThiW, whose protein sequence is MNTRKLVLMAMFVALAVAGSAFVWFPAGIARAYPVQHAINVIAAVIFGPGPAVAIALLTGAVRVLTGTGSLLAFPGGMIGALLAGVFYRYSGRVGFAATGEILGTGILASLVAVPYARVLMGTEVGALFFMPPFLVSSISGAVLGVILVYRLEKTKSSKLLA, encoded by the coding sequence ATGAATACGAGAAAACTGGTACTGATGGCGATGTTCGTGGCACTCGCTGTCGCCGGTTCCGCGTTCGTTTGGTTTCCGGCAGGCATTGCGCGAGCATATCCGGTCCAGCATGCCATCAATGTCATCGCGGCCGTCATCTTCGGCCCGGGGCCCGCTGTGGCCATTGCGTTATTGACCGGCGCGGTTCGCGTTTTGACTGGGACCGGCTCCTTGCTCGCATTTCCAGGCGGCATGATCGGCGCCTTGCTTGCCGGGGTCTTTTACCGTTATAGCGGGCGAGTCGGTTTTGCGGCAACCGGGGAAATTCTCGGCACCGGCATCCTCGCCTCGCTGGTCGCCGTACCATATGCACGCGTATTAATGGGAACGGAAGTCGGCGCCTTGTTCTTCATGCCGCCGTTTCTCGTATCGAGCATCAGCGGGGCAGTGCTCGGCGTCATACTGGTCTACCGTTTAGAAAAAACGAAAAGCAGTAAGTTATTGGCATGA
- the thiE gene encoding thiamine phosphate synthase: protein MGTTNAGTKEPLALLKEALQGGITHFQLREKGNDALTGDALVEFAANCKSLCGEYNVPMFINDDVELACTIEADGIHIGQDDMGCGQVRKRIGASMALGVSVHSVKEANEALTCGATYLGMGPIFGTRTKSDAKPPAGVAEIIKVKTQYPNVPVIGIGGIEPGNAEMVWRAGVSGIAIISSIAQAEDVAGQIERFKQSIPGRRVG, encoded by the coding sequence ATGGGTACGACAAACGCCGGTACTAAAGAGCCGCTCGCACTTCTCAAAGAGGCGCTTCAAGGCGGCATCACGCATTTTCAGCTGCGCGAAAAAGGGAACGATGCGCTCACGGGCGATGCACTGGTAGAATTCGCTGCCAACTGCAAAAGCTTATGCGGTGAATACAATGTCCCGATGTTTATCAATGATGATGTTGAGCTCGCCTGTACGATCGAAGCGGATGGCATCCATATCGGACAGGACGATATGGGCTGCGGCCAGGTAAGAAAGCGGATTGGCGCATCGATGGCTCTTGGAGTATCGGTGCATTCCGTCAAAGAGGCTAATGAAGCGCTGACTTGCGGCGCGACCTATCTTGGCATGGGGCCGATATTCGGGACGCGCACGAAAAGCGATGCAAAACCGCCCGCCGGCGTCGCTGAAATCATAAAAGTGAAAACACAATATCCGAATGTGCCAGTCATCGGCATCGGGGGCATCGAACCGGGCAATGCCGAAATGGTATGGCGGGCAGGCGTGTCCGGCATCGCTATTATTTCCTCGATCGCGCAAGCTGAGGATGTAGCAGGGCAAATCGAGCGATTCAAGCAATCAATTCCGGGGAGGCGCGTCGGATGA
- the thiD gene encoding bifunctional hydroxymethylpyrimidine kinase/phosphomethylpyrimidine kinase encodes METKAQVLTIAGSDSGGGAGIQADLKTFQELGVFGCSAITAVTAQNTQGVHGIYPMDRQAVKQQLDAIGTDFDIRAVKTGMLFDAGIIEETAQGIKRYGWEQLVIDPVMIAKGGASLLQQEAVEAITSLLVPLASVITPNIPEAETLSGIDITDEVSRRKAAEAILSLGASSVIIKGGHSTDPDVAEDFYMDQQGMIILLRSERLQTKQTHGTGCTFSAALTAELGKGKPVEEALFTAKEFIHSALAHPLGIGHGHGPTHHAAYNESKEKEVVHLVRESSDLFSHGYDKRRY; translated from the coding sequence ATGGAAACTAAAGCCCAAGTATTGACGATTGCCGGATCCGATTCTGGCGGCGGTGCGGGCATACAGGCAGACTTGAAAACCTTTCAAGAGCTCGGCGTATTTGGCTGTTCCGCCATCACAGCGGTGACTGCACAAAATACGCAAGGTGTCCACGGCATTTACCCAATGGATCGGCAAGCGGTCAAGCAACAGCTTGATGCAATCGGAACAGACTTTGACATTCGAGCAGTCAAGACTGGCATGTTGTTTGATGCAGGAATTATCGAAGAAACTGCACAAGGCATCAAACGCTACGGGTGGGAGCAGCTGGTCATCGATCCTGTCATGATCGCAAAAGGTGGTGCATCTTTGCTTCAGCAAGAAGCGGTCGAAGCGATCACATCACTGCTAGTGCCGCTCGCTTCTGTTATTACACCCAATATTCCGGAAGCAGAAACTTTGAGTGGAATCGATATTACCGACGAGGTGTCGCGAAGAAAAGCGGCAGAAGCAATATTATCGCTTGGTGCGTCATCAGTCATTATCAAAGGTGGGCATAGTACGGACCCTGACGTTGCGGAGGACTTTTATATGGACCAGCAAGGAATGATCATCCTGCTGCGTTCGGAACGCCTCCAGACAAAACAGACGCACGGCACGGGCTGTACATTTTCAGCAGCGCTAACAGCTGAACTCGGCAAAGGCAAACCGGTGGAAGAAGCATTATTTACAGCCAAGGAATTTATCCACTCGGCGCTCGCGCATCCACTCGGCATCGGCCATGGACACGGCCCGACGCATCATGCGGCGTATAACGAATCAAAGGAAAAGGAAGTGGTCCATCTTGTTCGGGAATCCAGCGATTTATTTTCTCATGGGTACGACAAACGCCGGTACTAA
- the thiM gene encoding hydroxyethylthiazole kinase — MLRELRARKPLIHCITNHVVSNFQANGLLALGVSPVMGDEQQEVAELTGHADALSLNIGTITERSFQSMLTAGHAAMKKGIPIVLDPVGAGATVYRLEAVKRLLTELDVTLLRCNAGELAAIAGADWQARGVDAGEGEGDLAVIAKQVADEYQTIVAVTGTRDLVTDGKRTEYIAGGDPLMASVTGMGCLLSAVLAAFLTDKESGQLDAVAFGLQLYANAGSRAAKIALHPGAFQMSFLDELSKRQEALVHGN, encoded by the coding sequence ATGCTTAGAGAGTTGCGTGCACGAAAGCCGTTGATTCATTGCATCACCAATCACGTCGTCTCGAATTTCCAAGCGAACGGCTTGCTGGCGCTCGGCGTCTCTCCAGTGATGGGCGACGAACAACAGGAAGTGGCAGAACTTACAGGGCACGCCGATGCCTTATCGCTTAATATCGGCACCATTACGGAACGTTCTTTCCAGAGCATGCTCACGGCTGGTCATGCTGCAATGAAAAAAGGCATTCCGATTGTGTTGGATCCAGTCGGTGCCGGGGCGACCGTCTATCGTTTGGAAGCCGTCAAGCGATTGTTGACTGAACTTGATGTTACGCTCCTGCGCTGCAACGCCGGTGAGCTCGCGGCGATTGCAGGAGCCGACTGGCAAGCGCGCGGCGTTGATGCCGGAGAAGGCGAAGGCGATTTGGCAGTTATCGCGAAACAAGTGGCTGATGAATACCAAACAATTGTCGCTGTCACTGGAACACGCGATCTGGTGACAGACGGAAAACGCACCGAGTATATTGCAGGCGGAGATCCGTTGATGGCATCGGTCACGGGGATGGGTTGTTTGCTTAGCGCGGTGCTTGCCGCATTTTTGACGGATAAAGAGAGTGGTCAGCTTGATGCGGTCGCTTTTGGCTTGCAACTTTATGCTAATGCAGGCAGCCGCGCGGCGAAAATTGCTTTGCACCCTGGAGCATTCCAGATGAGCTTTTTGGATGAACTCTCAAAACGGCAGGAGGCGCTTGTTCATGGAAACTAA